One Lysinibacillus fusiformis genomic window carries:
- a CDS encoding DUF6241 domain-containing protein, giving the protein MKGIRVLGLIVLTALLSIGGTFLIMEKNYEKETSKVAENELDSISKEDEKEVFVSTVDTNFGWENPVHSNMIDEWKSGDEPFVDNLVEEVVQQMAHQKIIADEKESSILITAERIDILIQMVEENKDKYEHHETYLDILKRWKKGDFSTVDDDHNVLMRIQGSKTLGAATGIATEEQEIDYIFRVFAKEVDEVFGSTEKQK; this is encoded by the coding sequence ATGAAGGGTATACGTGTTTTGGGTCTAATTGTTTTAACGGCGTTGTTGAGTATAGGCGGCACATTTTTGATTATGGAAAAGAACTATGAAAAAGAAACTTCTAAAGTTGCTGAAAATGAATTAGATAGCATTTCTAAAGAAGATGAAAAAGAAGTGTTTGTATCGACAGTGGATACGAACTTTGGTTGGGAAAATCCTGTACACTCCAATATGATTGATGAATGGAAAAGTGGAGATGAACCGTTTGTTGACAATCTAGTGGAAGAAGTGGTTCAACAAATGGCGCACCAAAAGATTATTGCTGATGAAAAAGAAAGTTCAATTTTGATAACAGCAGAAAGAATCGACATTTTGATACAGATGGTAGAAGAAAATAAAGATAAATATGAGCATCATGAAACATATTTAGATATATTAAAACGTTGGAAAAAAGGTGATTTTTCAACAGTTGACGATGACCATAATGTTTTGATGCGTATTCAAGGGTCGAAAACTCTTGGTGCAGCGACAGGTATTGCTACAGAAGAACAAGAGATAGACTATATATTCCGAGTTTTCGCTAAGGAAGTAGATGAAGTTTTTGGTTCGACAGAAAAACAGAAATAA